The genomic stretch AATCTGCCATCCCGCAGGCGCCTCGCGGACTTCATAAAGGGTGCCATGGCCACTGCTTTGAGTGGCCATGTTATTTCCGCATTAGATTCTTGGCAATTCGCATGCCCACCGCGAGCCGTGGGCATGGCACCAATGCACCCGTGGCGACGGGAAAACGTGATATGATACGGTTAATGGCCAAGATTACCACAGCTCAGCTTCTCGCCGAAAAGGCTTTGCAAAAGCCGTGTGGGCAGCACTGTGTTGATTGGGCAATAGGGATGCTTGAGGAAGGGCGAGACGGACACAACCTCACGATGCTCGCGGGTATGTTGCCACCCTATAACCATTTTGAGATTGCAGCCTTGCGTGACCGCGCACTACGTGAGTTAGGAATCGCCGACATTGATCGCGAGCATGCGGAACGCACTTATGCATCAGAGTGTTTGCGGCTTGGACTGGCTGGCGAATCGAACTTACTGGAAGCAGTGAGTGAAATCAAAGACTTGTGCATTGCAAACAATTATCAAAAGGACATTTTTGATTTCTACTTGCTTTATTTTGCCTACGAAGATCTGGAGTGTCGCGGTCAACAGTATTATTGGCCGGGAGCAAACCGCGATGAAATCGAATCTATTATCCGCAAACGCGCCGAACAATTCTTAGCCAATCCTTGCGGAAAATCGCAACGACCAGAGTGGCCGAAACGGTGATCAGGCTGAAAATTAACAGCGTTTTGGACACGTATTCCTACGCTGTCATTCCCTGTGATCTCCGCGTCTCTGCGCGAGAATTCTTGTGGTAATGGATTTCAACAGACGCTTGCTTACGCGCGCGGCTCTAAGTTACTGTTGCTTCCCGAAAAACACCCGCTCCACATTCCCTCGCAGCACATCGTGGCCTAGCGCCACCGCGCGCTCTTCGCTCCAGGAGCGGTCTTGGCAAAACTTTTCGGCGAGGATCTTTGCCAAAATGCGCTTGTACATGCGGAACTTGGGCAGGGCGAATTCCAGCTTGTACATGTCGGAGTAGTAGCCGATTTGCTTGGTGCGGGGGACGGCTTCCAGCCGGGCGGAGGCATCGTGCTCGATGTAGGTGGGCGTGTTGCTGTACCACCAATGCCCGTTGGTCACCACGTTGGGGAAAATCCAGGCGTAACTGGTGAGCTCCTGGTTGGTGACGCTGGCCAGCACGGAAATGGGGAACACGACTTGCGGGAAGGCGTTGAGCAGCTCGCGATATTGGATCAGCGAGACGCGGCTGTCGTATAAATCTTGCCCCTGATAAACGCCGCCGCGGTAGACCGCCCGATTGACGCCAATCATTAAATCGAACGGCAGGCGATATTCCACGCAGAATTCGGCCAGCGTCCAGAAAACAAAGTTGGATAGATCGCGCTGGTGCAGCACGCTGATGGTGGCCGCCGGCTCCAGCGCCGCCTGCACGGCATGATCGGCGGCGGTGGCATCGACTTTGGTCGGCGCGAAATCGGGCGGGAGCGAGACGGCGCAGGCCCGACAGTTTTGCTTGACGAAGTGATCGAACAGCTTGCCGATGGCTTGCCGCAGCGTGGCGGCGTTTTTCACGGCGATGCCGGTGGCCCGTTGCAGCCGCTCCGGCACGGTGGGCTTGGCGAAGTGAAATACCAGATCGTCGGTGCGCAGGCAGGGGATGAACGTGCGGGTATCGAATCCGGTGAGGGCATCGTCAAAATCGTTGGTGAGGAACACCGCTTCCAGTTTCGATTGCTTCATCACGCGGGCGGCGTAATCGGGCTGGCTCATTTGCTTTTGGGCGGAATCGAACAGCGCTTCCCAATTTTGCGGCGTGAGCTTGTCGTCTTTGAAGCCGAGCAGTTCGCGGGCGGTTTCGATGAACCAACTGTACTGAATGGTGTTTTCCAGCGGCGCCATGGCAGCCACCAGGCGGCCGACTTTTTCCTTCGTCGCCAGGCCGGGCTCTTCGATGCGCTCCCGCGACAGGCCGGCGGAATGGGCCAGCTCTGTGTAATAGTGATATCCGAGAATATCTGCCAGGTTAACGCTGGCCGGCTGATGGGCGTTGATGTGCGTGTGCGGATCGATGAGTACGAGATTTTCGAGCTCATTGAACAAACGTTGGCGAAGTTCTTGAGACATGGTTGGGCAATTCCAGATCGGGCAATATTGGCGTGACTTGCAAGTTCGCCATTCTATAATGCGGGAGTGAGCGGCTGCAATAATGTCTTAGTCGAGAGGTTGAACAATGTCCGACGAACGTGATAACTCCAGCGGAATTCCCAGTCCACGCGATTTTCAAAGTTATCGCGAATTTCTCATGAGCTATGCAATTGCTGAGTCGGTGCGGTATATGCTTTCGATCACACCGATCGAACGAGTTCGATTGATGGAGCAACGGACCAAGGAAGCTTATGAGCATTTTGGCCGTGATGAAATCGAAAGCTGTGCTGATCTCGCTGCGGAACTTTCGTTGCGCAGCTTGTACGAAATCAGAAAGCTGCGCGAGCAAGGTCAAAAATAATTCTGCCAGCGGCTAATCTTGCAGCACGCAATACTGCAGCCGCAGAAATTCCCCCAGCGACCAGGCTTGGAAGGGGCAGCCGCGCGCGGTGAAGGGGGGCTCGGCGTCGGTGATTTCGGAAATGTGGTTCAGGCCGTACGAATGCAAATGGGCCACCAGGGGCGGCAGGAACTTTTCGAGGGCTTGCTTTTTAGCGCCGGGCGTGCCGCCGCGGACACGAACCCAGGCCTCGACAAACGGACCGATTAGCCACGGCCAGACCGTGCCTTGATGATAGGCGGCGTCGCGCTGTTCGGGCGGGCCAATGCACTGCGGGGCATAGCCTGGCGAGCCGGGAGCCAGCGATCGCAAACCCGGTGGTGTGAGCAAGTGGGTTTCGACACAATCGACAATGCGGCGAGCCCGATCGCCGTGCAGAATCGACAAGGGCAAGCCGCCGACGGCGAAAATTTGGTTCGGGCGAATTGATGCATCGGCTGTGCCGGGGCGGTGATCGACATCAATTACGTCGTACAAGCAGCCGGCAGCGGAATTCCAAAACCGGCGCTCAAATTGAGCTTGAGCATTTTCGAATACGGCGGTCCAGCGGCGGTCGATGCGGCCGGCAATCCACAGTGCGTTCAACCACAGGGCCTGCACTTCGACCGGCTTGCCGCTGCGTGGCGTGACAACATGATCGCCAATTTTGGCATCCATCCACGTGAGCTGCATGCCGGGCTGTCCGGCGGCGAGCAAACTATCTGTATCTTGCCGGATTCCGTAGCGCGTGCCGCGGGAATAACCTTTCACGATGGCCAGCACAGCCTGTTCGAGTGTCGCGCGATCTTCAGCGCCGATCGGTTGGCCGTGTTGTGCGGCGGAGTGGAGCAACTCGTGCACGGCAATGATGAACCACAGCGACGCATCGACGGAGTTGAATTCGACATCGCCGGAATCGGGAAACCGATTCGGCAACATGCCTTCGCTTACCGTCGCGGACCAAGCGAGCAGAATCTCCAAGGCCACATCGAGTTTGCCCAGCGCCAGGCACAGGCCGCGGAGCGAAACGAATGTATCGCGCCCCCAATCGGTGAACCAAGGATAGCCGGCGATAACAGTGCGGCCGGTTCCACGGCGGACAAGAAACGCATCGGCCGAGCGGTGCAGCGGCGTGGGGAAGTGGGAACGGCGCTGTTGCTCGCTGTGTGCGAGTTCAGTCCACGCTCCTTCTGCGGTTGCGCTCTTTGCGGCGCAAGTGATCGACAATTCATTTCCTTGAGCCGTCCAAATCAACACCGCCGGCTGGGACAAATCGAACTGCCACGTGCCCGGCGAGGCCAGGTCTTCGGTGTAATCCAGGCCACGCTCTTGTTCCTGCACGTACAAAAACTTGCGATACCAGACCGGCGTGTGTGTGTATTGCCCGTTGGTTAGCGCACAGATTTCCGGCACACCGTCGTAAGGCTGCCAGACGAGCCAGTCATTTCGCGTTATTGGCTCAAAGCGGAAGGCGGAATTTTCGTGATGCGTGGAATGATAATCGCGGCCCGACATCAACGGGCGCATCGTGAGTGCGGCGTGGGTCTGACCGTTGAAAGTCCAACGCAGGCAGCAAGCGGCGAGGCCGTGCGGCACGAACAGTTCTTGCACGAGTGTTGTGCCGTCGGGAAGGGAAAACGTCCACTGCGGCCAAGGATCGATTTGAAATTTTTTTAATGCGGGAGCATTGTCGGGGTAGAGGACGTTGGGAGAGTAGCGCTGCGTGGAAATGGGGAAGCGGCCCGCCGGCGTTTCGATCCAAGCATCAAAACCGTTGACCAACACCATGCGGCCGGTCGGCGGTTGGGTAGCAGCGAGAAGCAGGGCATGGTAACGGCGGGCCCGCTCGCCGCTGGTGGTGCCGCTGGCGAAACCGCCCAGGCCATCGGGTTCCAGCCATTCGGTGCAGTTATTAAGTGGCAATGACATGGCGAGTTTTTAAGCACGCGAAGACAGGCAATTCACCACGGAGACACCCAGGCACAGAGAAAATCAAGTGAGCATAGCCAGCGATGGCACAAATTTAGATTTGAAAACAGTTTTTTATCACTCAAACCTTCACTTTTTCTGTTTTCACTTTTTCCACATTCGGCCCGCTGCTCGGTGTCTCCGTGACTCCGTGGTTATTTCCGTTGTGAGTCGCGGAGGGGCCGTGGCGGGGTGTGCGCTTGGGTTGCAGCAGCTTGGCCACTAGGGCGGTCCAGCCGGTTTGATGATTCGCGCCCAGCCCGCGGCCGTTATCGCCGTGGAAGTATTCGTGAAACCACGGATTGCCGTTGAAATTCGGATCGGTCTGAAATTTATCGTACTGGCCGAACACGGGCCGCCGGCCGTTTTCATCGCGCAGGAAAATTTTGGTCAGGCGGCGGCTAAGTTCGTTGGCCACTTCCAGCAGCGTGAGATATTTGCCGGAACCGGTGGGGCACTCGATTTTGAAATCGTCGCCGTAATAATGATGAAACTTCTGCAACGATTCGATCAGCAAATAATTCACCGGGAACCAAATGGGCCCGCGCCAGTTCGAGTTGCCTCCGAACAATCCCCCCTCCGATTCGCCGGGCTCATAATCGAGCCGATACGGCTGGCCGGCGAATTGAATGACAATCGGGTGGTCTTGGTGCCACTTGGAAAGTGAGCGCACGCCGTAATCGGACAGAAATTCCGTCTCGTGCAGCATGCGGGCCAAAACGCGCTTCATGCGGTGGCCGCGCATCATGGCCAGCAAGCGGCGCTCGCCTACGCCGGGCAATTTCCACTCGGCGACCAAATCGGCCAGGTCTTTGCGGTGTTCGCGCAGCCAGAGCAGGCGGGAGGTGAATTCCGGCAGTCGCGCCATTTCCTGAGGCTCCAGCGTTTCGACGGCAAACAGCGGAATCAGACCGATCATCGAAAACGATTTCATCCGGATCGGCGGGCTGGAATCGACTTGGGCAACCGAGCAATACCATTCGTCCTCGTCGTCCCACATGCCAATGCCGCCATCTTCGGCGGCCCGGCAGCCGACGTGGTTCATGGCTTCGACAATCGACAAAAAGTGCTCGAAGAATTTGCTGGCGATGCTTTCGTAGGCCGAATCGTGCAGGGCCAGCTCCAGCGCCATGCGCATCAGGTTCAAACAGTACATGGCCATCCAGCCGGTGCTGTCGGCTTCGGAAATCTGCATGCCGGTGGGGAGCGGGGCGCTGCGATCGAACACGGCGATGTTATCCAGCCCCAGGAAGCCGCCGTCGAACACGTTGCGGTTTTGGGCGTCTTTGCGGTTGACCCACCAGGTGAAGTTCAACAGCAGCTTGTGAAACACGCGCTCCAAAAATTTCAAATCGCCGTGATGGCCATGACGGGCCCGATCGATTTGATACACTCGCCACGCCGCCCATGCGTGCACCGGCGGATTCACGTCGCCAAAGGCCCATTCGTAAGCCGGGAGTTGACCGTTGGGGTGCATGAACCATTCGCGGCCCAATAGCACGAGCTGCTCCTTGGCGTATTCGGCATCGATCAGCGCCAGCCCCACGCAGTGAAACGCCAAATCCCAGGCAGCGAACCAGTTGAATTCCCATTTGTCGGGGACGGACATAATTTCGCGGCACTTCAGATGCATCCAACTGGCGTTGCGGCCGTGGCGGCGCTCCGCTGGCGGAGTCGGTTGTAGTTCGTCGCCGCGCAGCCAACGGGCCACATCGTAATGATAAAATTGTTGGCTCCACACCAAGCCGGCCAGCGCTTGCCGCTGCACGGCTCGGGCGTCGGGATCTTCCAGATTGTGTTGCAGCCGACCATAAAATTCATCGGCTTCACTGCGCAGGCGAACCAGCATGGTGTCGAAATCGGCAAATGCCGGGCTCAACGGCCGCTGAACAAGTCGTGTGCGAATGGTTTGTGAGCCGCCGGCGGGAACCGTCAGTGTAAAATGCGCCCCAGCTTTGGTGCCGGTTAGGGCGGAATTCACCGCCTCGTGTTTGTTATGAATCACATATTCGTGGAAGGCGTCTTTGAAGTAGCCGGGGGCATCGTGCATGCCGAACAGCCGGCGGACGTTGGTGTCGTTGTCGCAAAACAACAATTCTGCATCGCCATCGACATACCAGTGATAGCGACCCAGCGAATAGTGGTCGGCGGCGACCGTGCCTGGCTCCACGCGCGACATGCTCGGCTTGTTGAATTCCGGACGCCACGACCAAATGTTGCGAAACCATAGTTGCGGCAGCACGTGCAGCCGGGCCTCGTCAGGCCCGCGATTGATTACGGTAATTTGCATTAGCACATCGTGCGGATTGGCCTTGGCGTATTCCACAAACACGTCAAAGTAGCGGTTGTCGTCGAAAATGCCGGTGTCGATTAGCTCGAATTCCGGCTGCTTCTTGTCGCGGTTGCGGTTTTCTTGCACCAACCGATCGTACGGATACGCCCGCTGCGGATACTTGTACAGCATTTTCAAATACGAGTGGGTCGGCAGCGCGTCCAAATACCAATAGCACTCCTTCACATCTTCGCCATGATTCCCTTCGCTGTTGTTCAGCCCGAACAAGCGCTCTTTCAAGATGGGGTCCTGCTCATTCCACAAGGCCAGCGAAAGATAGAGTTGCCCATGGTCATCGCACACGCCGGCCAGGCCATCGTCCCCCCAGCGATAAGCGCGGCTGCGGGCCTCATCGTGCGGAAAATAATCCCAAGCGGTGCCGTAAGGGCTGTAATCTTCGCGCACGCAGCCCCATTGCCGCTCGCTCACATAAGCGCCCCATTGCCGCCACGGTTGTTGGCCGCGCTTGGCTTCGTCCAGCCGGCGCTGTTCGGCGGTGGTGTGAATGGGGGATGCCGCAGCACCGTCGCCAGAATGTTGCTGATGGTTGCTCTGTTTATGGTTGGGCATGATCGCTTTCCGACGGCGGGAGGAAATGTTGGGCGGGAATGCGGAACCGCCAGCAGCCCCTGGGCGCGCACCGCATGCGAAATTCTACCCCATCGTTATATTTTCCCGCCACATTCGCCACCCCGCCGCCAGGCCCAACGGCCAATTTACCGTCACCAGCGATATATTCGCGCAGGATTGAACGTACCCCAGGCGGCAGGTAGGCTAAATGGCCATGGATCGCACTTTCGATCAATCCGCGGAACTGGGTTCGCCAGAGGTCTGGCAGCAATATCTGATGGCCATCGACCGCGTTACCCAGCGAATGGAACGAATTATTTCCGCGCTGCAGGCGGCGAATATCGAACATGCGCTGGTCGGTGGCCAGGCGGTGGCATTGTGGGTGGCTACGCGCGATCCGGCAGCGGTGCGCACGACTAAAGATATTGATCTTTTGGTTCGACGCGACGATTTGCCCCGAGTGCGTGCCGCCGGCCTGGCGGCCGGTTTCGATTATTTCGAAGCGCTTGGCGTAGGCATGTTGCTGGATCGGGCCGATCCGAACCCACGACACGCCGTGCATTTGATTTGGGCCGGCGAAATTGCGCGCTCGGGAGAGAAGCACCCCATGCCGACGCTAAACTCGTCGCAGTGCTGGGAGGGAAAATGGCGTGCGGCTTCGGTGCTGGATTTGGTCCTGATGAAGCTGGTGGCTAACCGCGATCAAGATCGCGTCCATTTGCGCGACATGATCGACGTGGGATTGATCGACCGTAAGCTATGTGAACAATTGCCTGCCGATCTGCGCACGCAATTGGACCTACTGATGGCGGAAGCCGGACGGTGAATATGAAATCGCTTAAAAATGTTCCAGGCTGGGTCCTGCTGGTGGGATTCGTTTGCGGGAGCGTTAGCCATTTTGCTGTTCCCGAAGCCACTGCGCAAGACAGCGCGCTAAAAAAGCCCGGGGCCAGCGCGGCGGTTCCTGTGAAAAAAATTCTGTTCATTGCCGGAAAGCCGAGCCATCCGTATGCGCAGCACGAGTTCAATGCCGGTTGCACACTGCTGGCCAAGTGCTTGAACGGCAGCGGCCTGCCCGTGGAAGCGACGGTGGCGAACAACGGCTGGCCGAGCGATCCCAAAGTGTTCGACGGCGTGAATGCGGTCATCCTGTATTGCGATGGCGGCGACAAGCACATGGCGATCGACCATTTGGACGACCTGGAAGCGCTCGTGAAAAAAGGAGTCGGCATGGGCGCCTTGCACTTCGGCGTGGAAGTGCCGGCGGGGCGCGCGGGGGATGATTTTTTGAATGCGATCGGCGGATTTTTTGAAACCAACTGGTCGGTCAATCCCACTTGGAAGGCCGATTTCAAACAGCTTCCGGAGCATCCGGTGACGCGGGGAGTGAAACCGTTTGCCATTTACGACGAATGGTATTTCCACATGCGGTTTCCGGAAAACATGGCCGGCGTGACGCCGATTCTGAGCGCAGTGCCGCCGGCTAGCACCATGTCGCGCAAGGACGGCCCGCATGAAGGGAATCCGACCGTGCGGGCAGAAGTGTCGCAAGGCGTGCCGCAGGTTATGGCCTGGGTGGTGCAGCGGCCTGACGGAAGCCGCGGCTTCGGCTTCACGGGGGCCCATTACCATTGGAATTGGGGGAACGACAATTTCCGCAAGCTGGTGCTCAACATGATTTGCTGGATTGCCAAGGTCGATGTCCCCGCCGAGGGCGTAACTTCCAAAACCCCGACGGTCGACGAGCTGATGGCCAACATGGACCCCAAGCCGCTGGATGCGAAGTTCGATCGGGAGCATTTTAAGCAAATGCTCGACGAGTGGAATGCGGCGAAATAATTCGGAATCTCGAAATTGCAGTTGGAATTTCCTGCAAACTGTGTTCTATTTGCCACAGAAGTTGATGGTCAATGTGCTTCGCCGTAGCTCAGCTTTTTCAGGCTGACTACCCATCCAACCGTCAGGCAAGTTAAGCCTGGCCGACTTTCCACTCAAGGAGTTCAATCATGCCTGAAGGCGCACGCCGACGACCGCTCAAGAAATTGGTCAAACGCATTCAAAAGGGGCGCGTAAATCTGATTGAAGGACGAATCAACCGGCTTTCCAAGCGCAAAGCCCGGGTTCAACGCAGAGCCGGAAGCTGATTGCGTTTTGCGGTTCAATCGAGGAACGACCCCGCGGCAAACTGTTTGATGTTGTGCGCCGCTCTAGGACGCGCGCGAATGACATGTCGCCGTACAGGGCGTGTTGTTATAATGGCGCGTAAGTAACCCCATTGCGTTTGGCCACACGCTCGCTGATGCCCGACCAATACTTTCATTTTCGCATTCCTAATCCGCGCGAAGCTGCCGATCAGGCTGGATCGGCAGATGTTTCTTTCTCCGTGCCCCAGGTACACCGGGTGCGGTTCACGCACGATGTGTTTGGGGCGGATGCGGCGGTGCTGGTCGATTTACTGGAAGCGCCGGACACCCTCCCGGCCCTTTCCCAAAGGGAGAGGGTGAAAGAGCCGGCGCGAGTGCAGTTTTGGCTCGATTCGCACGTGGCGGAAGCCCAGCCTGAGTTGACGCAGCGGATTCATGCGCTGGCGCGGAAATATCGTGATCGAATGGCTTTGGCGGGCAACGTGCAAATTGTGCCCGGCGGCGAGGAGGTGAAAAACGACATTCACATTTTGGAGCGGATGTTGAAGGTGTTTCACGCACATGATTTGGATCGCCGCAGTTATGTGGCGGTGATTGGCGGCGGCGCCGTGCTGGATGCCGTGGGGTTTGCCGCGGCGATTGCCCATCGCGGGTTGCGGCTGGTGCGGTTGCCCACCACCACGCTGGCCCAGGCCGACAGTGGCATCGGCGTGAAAAACGCCGTCAACGCCTTTCAAAAGAAGAATTGGATCGGCACATTTGCGGTGCCCTGGGGCGTAATCAACGATGCGGGGCTGCTGGCCACGTTGCCGGAACGCGATTTTCTGTGCGGATTTGTCGAGGCGGTAAAAGTATCGCTGCTCAAGGACCCGGCTTTTTTCTCCCAGTTGTGTGAATTGGCGCCGCGGTTTCGGCGGCGAGAGATGGACGTTTGCTTGCCGGTGATTCGCCGCTCGGCCCAGTTGCACTTAGCGCACATTACGCAGGGGGGCGATCCGTTCGAAATGTTGGAAGCCCGGCCACTGGATTTCGGCCATTGGAGCGCGCACAAGCTGGAAGTGCTGTCGAACTTTGAGTTGCGGCACGGCGAGGCGGTGGCGATTGGCGTGGCCATCGACACAATTTATTCATCGCTGGCGACCAGTTTGGCGGAAGAAAAATCGCAGCAAGTATTGCGCTGTCTGAAGGATTTGGGCTTCACACTCGATTCGCCGCATTTGCGCGATGCAGAAACCTTGCTGGCGGGACTGGAAGAGTTCCGTCAGCATTTAGGCGGCCGGCTAACCTTGACGATGCTGCATGACATCGGCCAGCCGGTGGAAGTGCACGAAATCGACCGCCGACTGATGTGCCAGGCGATTGAGACATTAAGCCGGTTTGAAGCCGCGAAGTCGCAGCATTGAGAAGAATTAGCCGCAAATAAACGCGAATGAACGCAAATAAGACGGAATCGCAGCAGAATTTTTAGTAAAACCTGCTGCCGTCTGAATTTAATTTGCGTTTATCTGTGTTTATCTGCGTTCATTCGCGGCCATAAAATGTCTTCGCGTCTTCGCGGTTATTAAACCGGTGTGGCAGAAAGCTTTGCGTGCGCGGCGAGAATTAAACTCTCGGTTTCTTCCCAGCCGATGCACGGATCGGTAATCGACACGCCGTATTGCAATTGCTTGATATCGGCCGGCACCTTTTGGCTCCCTTCGACCAGGTTGCTTTCCAACATCACGCCGGCGATGGCCGGGTTCCCCTCCACAAATTGATCGGCCACGCTGTTCCACACCACGCACTGACGGCGGAAATCTTTGTTGCTGTTGGCATGGCTGCAATCGACGATGAGTCGTGACGGCAAGTGGTGCCGGGCCAGCTCATCGGCGGCGAATTTAATGCTGTCGGACGAATAATTCGGCCCGGAGCGGCCGCCGCGCAAAATTAAGCATTCCCACGGATTTCCCTGCGAATGGACCACGCAAGTGCGCCCCTCGTTGTCGATGCCCAGGAAAGCGTGCGGCGTGCGGGCGGCCATCATGGCGTCGAGCGCCACTTGCAGGCTGCCGTCGGTGCCGTTTTTGTAACCCACGGGCATGGATAACCCGCTAGCCATTTGCCGATGCGTGGGGCTTTCGGTGGTGCGGGCCCCGATCGAGGCCAGGGTAATTAAATCGGCAATATATTGCGGCGTGATGGGCTCCAACATTTCGGTGGCCGTGGGCAAGCCCATCTCCGCCACGCGCAGTAAAATGCGGCGGGCAATGCGCAGGCCGCCGCTGATATCGAAGGTGTCGTTCAGGTGCGGATCGTTAATCAGCCCCTTCCAGCCGACGGTGGTGCGCGGCTTTTCGAAGTAAACTCGCATCAACAGAAACAACCGGTCTTGCACGCCACGGGCAAGTTTGGACAGCCGCTGGGCATAGTCCAGGGCAGATTTTTCATCGTGAATGGAGCAGGGGCCCACGATCACCAGCAATCGGGCATCGTCGCCGGCGAGTATTTTTTTGACTACCTCGCGCGAATCGACCACCACTTCCGCCGCTTTCTCAGTCAGCGGCTGCTCGGTTTTGAGTTGTTGTGGCGAAATCAGCGGCTCAATTCGGCCAACGTTGATGTTTTCGGTTTGACGCATAGAGGCGGCAGCAATTCACTGCACTCAATGGATGATGGATCGATGGAATTATCGATTGTAGCAAGCCGCCGCCGCTAGCCGCAATTGCGATACAGGAGCCGGCAGCATGGATGATTGACTAGTGCTGAACGATCAGCGGCCCATTCCGCGCTGCAATTTCGCCGGTTGAAAGTCACCCGTCCATGAGGGGTGCGGCGGCTGCTTGCCCGAGACGAGTGTTTGTTTCCATTTTTCGTCCGTAAGGCGATCTTCGGCGGGCCGAGAGAATTCGTAATAGGTAAAAGCAGGGCCGACGTAGATCATTTTGTCGTCGCCGTTATTGATGGCGGCGACGAGGAAAGTGCAATCGCCGACGCCTTCTTCCAAAACAGTCTGCGTATTTGGATCGGTGTGGACATCGGAGACCGTCGGATCCCACTCGACGCTTTGACTGCTGTCGGCATAAAACAATTTGCAGTACCAACCGGAGTAGGTTGGAGGAGCACCGCAGAAGTGGCTGGGATCCGCGGAAATTAATTTCTTCAACCACTCCTGCTCTTCCTCCATAAACGGCTCACCTGCCAACTCTTTCCGTGCCAGCGACTCGAGTTTTCCAAGCGTTTCGGCCATTTGCTCGAAAAATTCGACCTCGTGGCGCTGGATGTCGGAGTGATCGACATTCGCCAATTTGAAATCGGCGGCGGCAATGCGACGGGCGGCCTCGTCGGCAAAAACTTTCACCCGGGCGAATGTTTCTGGATACGGCTCGACATAGCCGGTTGGGTATTCACATTTTTCTTCCGCGGTGTATGACTGTTTTACATATAACACCGTGTCGTGGCGTAGTTCTGCCCAGGAAGCGAGTTGAGTTTGCAATTGCTTGCGCTGCCAGGCCTGGGTATGCATGACCTCAGGCAGATATTTTTCATTCGTCAAATCGGCCTGCAGC from Pirellulales bacterium encodes the following:
- a CDS encoding 3-deoxy-7-phosphoheptulonate synthase, which codes for MRQTENINVGRIEPLISPQQLKTEQPLTEKAAEVVVDSREVVKKILAGDDARLLVIVGPCSIHDEKSALDYAQRLSKLARGVQDRLFLLMRVYFEKPRTTVGWKGLINDPHLNDTFDISGGLRIARRILLRVAEMGLPTATEMLEPITPQYIADLITLASIGARTTESPTHRQMASGLSMPVGYKNGTDGSLQVALDAMMAARTPHAFLGIDNEGRTCVVHSQGNPWECLILRGGRSGPNYSSDSIKFAADELARHHLPSRLIVDCSHANSNKDFRRQCVVWNSVADQFVEGNPAIAGVMLESNLVEGSQKVPADIKQLQYGVSITDPCIGWEETESLILAAHAKLSATPV
- a CDS encoding 3-dehydroquinate synthase; the protein is MRLATRSLMPDQYFHFRIPNPREAADQAGSADVSFSVPQVHRVRFTHDVFGADAAVLVDLLEAPDTLPALSQRERVKEPARVQFWLDSHVAEAQPELTQRIHALARKYRDRMALAGNVQIVPGGEEVKNDIHILERMLKVFHAHDLDRRSYVAVIGGGAVLDAVGFAAAIAHRGLRLVRLPTTTLAQADSGIGVKNAVNAFQKKNWIGTFAVPWGVINDAGLLATLPERDFLCGFVEAVKVSLLKDPAFFSQLCELAPRFRRREMDVCLPVIRRSAQLHLAHITQGGDPFEMLEARPLDFGHWSAHKLEVLSNFELRHGEAVAIGVAIDTIYSSLATSLAEEKSQQVLRCLKDLGFTLDSPHLRDAETLLAGLEEFRQHLGGRLTLTMLHDIGQPVEVHEIDRRLMCQAIETLSRFEAAKSQH